GTATAAAAAATGTAATTCTTAATTTGTGTTTAAGAGAATAATACAAGATATGCCCAAAATTTGGGTGAAGTTGTACAGAAAATCAAAATAGCTGTTTGTTAGTATGTGCAGGGGACCAGTTAATATTCCATACCATCTTTCTAATTCAATTGGCTCAAGATGAATTAAAAGATAAGGATAATCTTGAAACTTGTAATAACTAGATTGGCTAAATATATCACTTGCTTGCACACATATTTACTGATCCATGCAACATAGTATAACAATTTTTGTACTATCTACTGTGACATATTTGTTATCCATTTCTCCCCTTTGACTTGAACTgtaatatattgtatatatatttttttgcatTACACTTATGTAGTTATGTTAAAGCTTTTTCAACTTAACTACAATACTAATCTGTATTTCAATAATCATACATATTAAACCATGAAGCTATTGTATTGACCATTTGCAGTAGTAGTTGTTTGCTCTAGAGTATTTTTTAAAAGGGGGGAGTATTCTTTTCAAGATGAGTCGTTGAGTCCAAATTCcaaacatttatattttaactagGAAGCACTTCATTGTTTTTTGTAATTACTTAAACATtcactttatttttttgttaaatgaaaCTGTCATCATTTTTaacttaaacttatatatataggctGGAAATATGAATAGTTAATTGATTTCTCTTTATATTGCAGGAGCAACGTCTTTTCTGTTTACTGAATACCAGTATGTTGGTGTTTTTATGGTCATTTTTGCTGTTCTCATCTTTGTTTTTCTCGGCTCTGTTGAGGGATTCAGCACAAGCAGCCAAGTATGCACATACGACACCACCAAGATGTGCAAGCCAGCTCTAATGACAGCTCTCTTCAGCACTGTGGCTTTTGTGCTCGGTGCCATAACTTCAGTCATCTCTGGATTTCTTGGTATGAAAATTGCCACATACGCAAATGCCAGAACTACCCTTGAGGCTAGAAAGGGTGTCAGTAAGGCATTTATTGTTGCCTTCCGATCTGGTGCGGTCATGGGGTTCCTCCTTGCTGCAAATGGCCTTCTTGTATTGTATATTATCATCAATGTCTTCAAGCTTTATTATGGTGATGACTGGGAAGGCCTTTTTGAGTCTATTACTGGTTACGGTCTTGGGGGTTCATCCATGGCTCTTTTTGGTAGAGTTGGTGGAGGTATCTATACGAAGGCTGCTGATGTTGGAGCCGATCTTGTTGGCAAGGTTGAAAGGAACATTCCCGAAGACGACCCCAGAAACCCAGCGGTAAAGCTCttacatttttaaaatctttatgtATGTTATCCCTCACAGATGCACTCGCGCCCGTACTCTTTTGGGTGACCAACAAGACATCGTTACACATGATAATCTGAATCTTTGAATAAAGTGATTTACAAGGTTTAATCAATAATTGATATTAGAAGACTTTCCACTTTTTCCCTCTTTAGCTAATATGTTTCAGTTGTCTTGTTTGAGCTAAACACGACCTAAAAATCGATAGTAAACATTGCCATCTCTATCCACACACACCCAAGATTTAAAAGGAAAGCTTTCCTATTGAGATACTACTgcatcagtatatatatatatatatattatatcggTTGAACTTATTGATGAAAGAGTAATTGCTGCAGGTTATTGCTGACAATGTGGGTGACAATGTCGGGGATATTGCTGGTATGGGATCTGATCTCTTTGGCTCATATGCAGAGGCCTCTTGTGCTGCTCTTGTCGTTGCTTCCATTTCATCATTCGGGATCAACCATGATTTCACTGCAATGATGTTCCCACTTGTCGTGAGCTCTGTGGGCATCCTTGTGTGTTTGCTTACCACCTTGTTTGCCACTGATTTCTTTGAAGTCAAAACTGTAAAGCAAATTGAGCCTGCTTTGAAGAATCAACTTATTATATCAACTGTGCTGATGACTATTGGTATTGCACTTGTTAGTTGGATTGCTCTTCCTTCTAGCTTTACCATTTTCAATTTTGGAGCCCAGAAAGTAGTTAAGAACTGGTATGATTGGCTTGCTTATTTCGTCAATATTTACAATGTAGACTTGTTGCCAAGTCTAAACTTTGTAATATGGTGCAGGCAACTATTCTTGTGCGTCAGTGTGGGTTTATGGGCTGGTCTTATTATTGGATTCGTAACCGAGTACTACACTAGCAATGCTTACAGGTACAAGTTTATGCTGACTGCGTAAATTGTCATATTTGGCTTTTCCAATGTAAACTGAACGTCTTTTGTGATACATATTAAGGTGATATTAACGCATGTTGTCCAAAATCACTTATTCATGCAATCATCGCCAGAAGCTTTGTTTTGTTTAATACAATAAGTCAAGTATAATTATTCAAAAAGTTGATATATGTGGACTAATTTTGAATAACTTGACCATTACTTTTAGGCCTGTTCAAGATGTTGCTGATTCTTGCCGTACTGGAGCTGCCACAAATGTTATTTTTGGTCTTGCTTTGGGATATCAATCAGTTATCGTCCCCATTTTTGCAATTGCAATCAgtatttttgttagttttagCTTCGCTGCTATGTATGGTGTTGCTATGGCTGCTCTTGGGATGTTGAGCACCATAGCCACTGGTCTAGCCATTGATGCATATGGTCCAATCAGTGACAATGCTGGAGGTATCGCTGAAATGGCAGGGATGAGTCACAGAATTCGTGAAAGAACTGACGCACTTGATGCTGCCGGAAATACAACTGCAGCTATTGGCAAGGTACATTGTTCACTGCTAGTTATAGAGTTTGCAAAATGGGTTGGTGGGGTTGGCTGTGTAGCAGGTTGATTTTGGTACGGATTGGAATGTGTTTGTTAAATATGATTGGAACAACTGCCATTACATCAAAAAGGCGAATGCATGGTATATCTAAGTACCAACTATTAGGTTGTAGCTAATATGTGTGATTATCAACCTTTTCTTTTGTTACGTAGGTCACTGAAGTATCATTTTGTTTTCATCCTGGCCACATGTtaactagtgatatgggttcCTGGATGACGGCAAAATGATAGTTTAGTGATATACATGGCAAACGATGGTTTATGGTTTACCCGAATTAGAAATCACTGAAGTATCATTTTGTTTTCATCATGGCCACATGTtaactagtgatatgggttcCTGGATGACGGCAAAATGATAGCTTAGTGATAAACATGGCAAAAGATGGTTTATGGTTACCCGAATTAGAAACACCACTAGCTCATTCTACCAATACCAGTAAAAGAAAGAATAGGGTGGAATACTCTAAATGCAATCAGATACATGCTTCGAGACTTGAAGTTGTCACCTTAACGTTTAGCATCTATAAAACATGAGAAGACAACTTCCTCTTTCGCTGTTGTTTTCACtttactctttttctttttggtttctGTTTTCTTTCTAACCTGATTTTGATGAAATCATTTGCCTGTTCCAGGGTTTCGCTATCGGTTCTGCAGCTCTTGTATCCTTGGCACTTTTCGGTGCATTTGTGAGCAGGGCTGAGATTACAACTGTAAATGTTTTGACCCCTAAAGTTTTCATTGGTTTGCTTGTCGGTGCTATGCTTCCATACTGGTTCTCAGCCATGACAATGAAGAGTGTGGGGACAGCAGCTCTTGCCATGGTTGAAGAAGTTCGTAGGCAATTCAACACAATTCCAGGTCTCATGGACGGCACTGGTAAACCAGACTACGCCACCTGTGTGAAAATCTCCACCGATGCATCCATTAAGGAGATGATTCCACCTGGTTGTCTTGTCATGCTAACTCCCCTTATTGTCGGAACTCTATTCGGTGTTGAAACACTTTCTGGTGTTCTTGCTGGATCTCTCATCTCTGGTGTACAGGTACTTGCAAAAgcacttcattttcttttggttggTTTTGATTTAAACAAATGTTTAAGTTGTTTGTATGATACAGATTGCAATCTCTGCATCTAACACCGGTGGTGCTTGGGACAACGCCAAGAAATACATCGAGGTACATAGTTGTTACGTTAATGGGTGAGAACGGGTACGCCGGGTTGGGATGACTAGCAACACCTATAGTCCAAGAAAGCTAAATTCTTATATCCAAGTAGCCTGtcaaatgattttaaaaattttgttatttcCGCATGCCAAGAAATACATCGAGTTATGTACTTGTTACATTAATGGGTCGGAAAGGGTATGCAGGGTTGGGATGATTAGCAACACCTATTGTCCAAGAAATCCAAATTCTTATATCCAACTAGTCTGtcaaatgaatgaatgaatgattttaaaaattatgttatttCCGCACCATTGTTGTTTTTGAATAAAGTGCGTTAGGACGTGTCGTGCATTCGAAGTTTGACCTGTTTGACCCTCTTTTTAGCCAACTTTTTACTTGTTTAATGTcgttaattattttctttactaATTTTAGGCTGGAGTTTCTGAGCATGCAAAGTCACTTGGACCGAAAGGGTCTGACGCACACAAGGCGGCAGTGATCGGAGACACTGTTGGGGATCCTTTAAAGGACACTTCTGGGCCATCTCTAAACATTCTGATCAAGCTCATGGCTGTTGAATCTTTGGTGTTTGCTCCGTTCTTTGCCACCCATGGAGGCCTTCTGTTCAAGCTTTTCTAGATTCATGATAAAGAAGGTGATGTTGGCAATTTGTTCTCTAATTAGCCTTCGGGTGGTAGGCCTATCATGTCGTCTCGTTTGTTTAGCTGTATCATTAAAAtgtctttttgatttttcaagtCATTTAGCATATGCTGGTCTGCTTTAAATTTGTGGGTCTTATTTTTGATGTTTTGTTGGgcacttagaaaattttccatTGGGGATTTTGATTATGTATGACATGATAATGATGATAAGTAGTTGGTCTTATGAAGAGGTTGAACATGTCGGTTGTAGTTATTCTTTTTTTCCCATCTATATCTGTACgaatcaaaatttataattgGTCGTTTAAATCATAGTTCAAAAATTGCATGTCCATTTGGGAAATGTTATAGATCCTGGAATGATGCATGATATCATTGCTTCCATGAGATATGTGCTCATTAACGAGGGCAATCTCTTTCCCATAATGACATGTGCTCATAACCATTAGTCTTGTGCATTGGCAACGTTTTAGTAGAAAAGATGTCTACACGCACCTGCTGCATAACTTCTCTGGTATTTAAACTTTCATATTCCAACGAAGATCTGATGGCTGATACCATGGTTTGATACAATGATTCTTTAAATTCGTTTTGGTCTCATAATTCTCAGATACATACAATGGTCAATGGTAAACAATTTATTGCAGTTTGTTAAAATGTGCaaataacatttaaaagccAGAATCTGTTATCTTACATAACGAGCCACCTGAGGTATTACGCGTCGATGACCCATTTTGACAGCGAAATGGAAGCTATTGATACTGAAAGCTATTGATCAATCACCCTAGGCTTTAAAGCTTTTTTGAAGGTCTTGTAAAGTCTAGGTCTGTCCTCATTGATCAGGGCTTTCATTGGCCCAATCTCTTTGCTTGGATCGGGCTCGTTGAACATAGCAATCGATATCTTCCCCCTGTCCATGTTTGTCACAACTCTATGCATCGGGCTCTTGTAGATCCCATTGCTCATTATCTGCATTTAGTAGTTAAACAATAATAGAGACAACATTAGATTTTAAGAACCAAAGAACATGTGATAATGTTTGTTTGGATGTAGTAAAAAAGATAACAGTAGTACTTAACCTGCAACTGGTCACCAAGATTGGCGAAAAATGCGTCACGAATAAGAGGCCAGAGATTGGGATTCCTTTGGTTTTCAGGAAAGATTCTAAGCGAAAAGCGATCACTCCAATCCAAAACTTGGTTCTCAGACACAACAATATCTGTTCCATAACCCTCAGAGGAACCCGGTTTTCTGGAgaattttcttttctctttaatAGGAAGTTGAAAGAAGTCTGCAATAACTTTACGTACATTTTCAATACACAAGCTAGAAATCCCATGGTCGAACATTACTATGGGTATTGAAGCTAACGGTGGTGAAGTATCGAGTGGCCCAAATTTGTTGTCTTTAACAGCGTATGATGGTGGTGGCTGGTTACCATCGATGGACATTTGTTGGACGCTTTTTGACAGTGCTGCCTTGTCTAAAGCGATCACATTGGACTTTGGGATATGGAAAgtatacaaaagaaaatattaaatgGACTTATTAAGAATGTGATTCGATAACATAACGACTTTGTTGGGTGGATTTAAGATAACATTATATGATTTTGGGCTTTAGCCTTTTTCCGGTACTCGACCCACCCCCACCCAACCATCAGTCTCCTCTCGAACCCTTTCGActcacttttatcttttcacCACACACACGCACAACCTAGAGGTCCAGACCATCTCAGATCGCTCTTCTTATTCTATATCGTTATTTCTCTATATCTATTTATCTCGAGtgagcattttttttttttatatctccGTACATATTTATcagttttcgtttttttttttttattattaaaattttgtatcaCTGTTTATTAGTTATTACTCTAGATTAATAAATagtcgtgttaaaagttagagTTTGGAAAACAATATGCAGGTTtgatatataatgtttatacagggagttcttttttattcttctgcttttatttatttatcattatattCTACTGTATATACTCTTGTGAGCATATGATatgatttatattatatacGTACACCAACTGTATATATTGACAACTTTGTTATGatacgtatatatattgataattatgTTATGATAACGGGTCAAGAATTTTCTCCTccctttttaatattattattacatgtATGTCAGCAGAGTCCAATGGCGAACATTTTTGATATGGATCTTGACAACCAACCTCAACCGTCTATTTTTATGGTTCCTAGAATATATCGGGATCAAAATCTCAGCTGTTTTGACCCTCTTGAGGTCTCTATTGGACCTTTTCACAAAGGCAATAGTAATGTTCAAGCAAATGAAGCGTTGAAAAGGAAATACATGGGTGACTTATTGGTTCGTTTAAAATCTCCACCACAACAAACCTTGGAAAGATGTTTTTCGAAGGTAAAttctttaataaatgaaatcaAGTTATGCTATGGTGGGATGCTAAACTCTCATGACTCCGATGTCGCAAATATGATGGTAATAGATTCTTGTTTTATCCTGGAATTCATTCAAAAGGTGTTTGAAGTTAATTGTCCGGGGTTCATGTTATTCGAGATACTGCTTGACTTGTTGCGGATAGAAAACCAGATTCCTTTTTTTGTTCTTCAAAATATCTTCGACTTGACACTCCTGGGAATTCAACGAAAAAACTCTCTTATTACTCTGCTCATTGACCATGTTTTTTTTGGATTCCACCCGTGTCAAGCTAAACTAAAAATTGATAACGATGGTAATGATGAGTGCAATTATAAACAAATCCTTGATATTCTGCACAAAGCTTGCCGGTCTGATTTGTCGGCAGAATATGGTTTACCGAAAGCAATTTCTCATTCGGTTGTAGAATTGGATAGGGCAAGATTGATGTTTGAGCCAAATGAAGGTGGAAGCATGGCAATGGCAATGGCCATTGAATATGAATTATTTGGGGTTTTCGGGAAGCCAACTCTTAGAATGCCAGTATTGACCATTGATGACGCCACTGAGCTAGTTTTGTGGAACCTAATCGCATACGAACAATTTGATCCTAATGTGGATGGTCATTactgttggaaccacgttaatatgaccgtcactgatcatgtatcattcctgatatgataattgacgataactgaaatccctatgtctaataaatatataatgcacTTATTTACTCTTAATGTAACATTCGTGATTTTTACGTGTAATTAACATGAATAACCTTGATTTAATTCCATGATTTTTGGGGCTTAACTATTCGCAACCCGTTGACTCGCACATGCTAAACGATTAATTGTTCTAGTtaattcaaataattcaattaCTCATTTTATTGACTAGACACGTGTAATTATTCTAGTTGAAGCTACGTGAACGTATTGATCGGGTTAAGACGCAATGTGATGTTTAATTGGATTAGAAACGTAAACGggtgatccatgggttgaccctTGACCCATGAATCACCACCCTTGACCTAACCTTACCACATTCACCCAACCCCCACCATCCACCTCTCATTCACCTATTCATCCatatctctctctttctctctcaccACATTCATTGCAAGAACATCATCTCTCACACTAAATTCTTATTCAttaaatgtgtttcaagtatAATTAATACTAACTTAATCACCATTATCATCATCTAATCACCATATCGAAGTTTTGGTTCTCCAAGTACAAGGAATCTTCATAAATAGCTAAAATTCGGGTTTTGGCCTTAGGAGGTGATTTAGCAAGGTAAATCTAACTCAAAAACATCATTTCATGATTATAATTATGTATGTAGTCATACTCAAACATATTTGAGCCAAAAACCTAgtcaaaaacaaatttaaatcaaaactaGGGTTTTATGGGCAATATGGGTCAAAAACGGGTCATTTCTCTTGTAGCAAGTTATGGGTCGATTTATTGAGTGGGTCATGCTTGAAAACATGTATATAGTTCAACACAAGTAGCTCATGGTGAAATTTGGACTAAAATTTCAAGTAATCCGAAATTAGGGTTTGCTTATTATAAATAAAGtcaaataaaatttaatcaTAAAACTTGATGATTTCGATCGATCTGGGCAGAGGGTTGAATTGGTTTACATCTATGTCGTTCATCAATACTCAAACGAGTTTCACTTAGCCCCAGAACGGATTTTGAGGtcgaatttagggttttggtcgaAGTCAATGTTTGACTTCAGAAAGTCAACTGTTCTTGTTCATCTTTGTTCCTGCAGCGTCTGAGATGCTGGTTGGCGTCCCACACGGTCACCCACCGTCCTAGACGGTCCCCTGCAACTCTCAGTTAAACCACACGCTAGCCAGACGCCCATACCCCCTGCCTTACGGTCCCTAAACGCTGAAGTCAATCTTTCCAAGCCACC
The sequence above is drawn from the Erigeron canadensis isolate Cc75 chromosome 4, C_canadensis_v1, whole genome shotgun sequence genome and encodes:
- the LOC122597585 gene encoding UPF0481 protein At3g47200-like produces the protein MANIFDMDLDNQPQPSIFMVPRIYRDQNLSCFDPLEVSIGPFHKGNSNVQANEALKRKYMGDLLVRLKSPPQQTLERCFSKVNSLINEIKLCYGGMLNSHDSDVANMMVIDSCFILEFIQKVFEVNCPGFMLFEILLDLLRIENQIPFFVLQNIFDLTLLGIQRKNSLITLLIDHVFFGFHPCQAKLKIDNDGNDECNYKQILDILHKACRSDLSAEYGLPKAISHSVVELDRARLMFEPNEGGSMAMAMAIEYELFGVFGKPTLRMPVLTIDDATELVLWNLIAYEQFDPNVDGHYCWNHVPQDDLGCLSLESNHVYYSNYFTSFVVALDMLVDSTLDVVKLVESKVIVNRFSKEKAAKMIKGMFRGVVCRTFMYQQEFQQLDNYYKWANNQGWLNLFDDPRWDQFLGPNKLPSLFGLGTGKDKLKSC
- the LOC122596225 gene encoding pyrophosphate-energized vacuolar membrane proton pump-like, which produces MGTTLLSDLGTEIVIPVCAVIGILFSLFQWYLVSQIKVSSEKPAAGSDGKNGFTESLIEEEEGVNDHNVVQKCAEIQNAISEGATSFLFTEYQYVGVFMVIFAVLIFVFLGSVEGFSTSSQVCTYDTTKMCKPALMTALFSTVAFVLGAITSVISGFLGMKIATYANARTTLEARKGVSKAFIVAFRSGAVMGFLLAANGLLVLYIIINVFKLYYGDDWEGLFESITGYGLGGSSMALFGRVGGGIYTKAADVGADLVGKVERNIPEDDPRNPAVIADNVGDNVGDIAGMGSDLFGSYAEASCAALVVASISSFGINHDFTAMMFPLVVSSVGILVCLLTTLFATDFFEVKTVKQIEPALKNQLIISTVLMTIGIALVSWIALPSSFTIFNFGAQKVVKNWQLFLCVSVGLWAGLIIGFVTEYYTSNAYRPVQDVADSCRTGAATNVIFGLALGYQSVIVPIFAIAISIFVSFSFAAMYGVAMAALGMLSTIATGLAIDAYGPISDNAGGIAEMAGMSHRIRERTDALDAAGNTTAAIGKGFAIGSAALVSLALFGAFVSRAEITTVNVLTPKVFIGLLVGAMLPYWFSAMTMKSVGTAALAMVEEVRRQFNTIPGLMDGTGKPDYATCVKISTDASIKEMIPPGCLVMLTPLIVGTLFGVETLSGVLAGSLISGVQIAISASNTGGAWDNAKKYIEAGVSEHAKSLGPKGSDAHKAAVIGDTVGDPLKDTSGPSLNILIKLMAVESLVFAPFFATHGGLLFKLF
- the LOC122597584 gene encoding jasmonate-induced oxygenase 4-like, with product MSIDGNQPPPSYAVKDNKFGPLDTSPPLASIPIVMFDHGISSLCIENVRKVIADFFQLPIKEKRKFSRKPGSSEGYGTDIVVSENQVLDWSDRFSLRIFPENQRNPNLWPLIRDAFFANLGDQLQIMSNGIYKSPMHRVVTNMDRGKISIAMFNEPDPSKEIGPMKALINEDRPRLYKTFKKALKPRVIDQ